The following coding sequences lie in one Kiritimatiellia bacterium genomic window:
- a CDS encoding CehA/McbA family metallohydrolase: MKAMFNNPFKKEGNWYKGNLHTHTTNSDGLLSPPEMIGQYRKKNYDFVCITDHNRRTDVACYSDEKFLAICGEEIGAYRDGKEKDRYDFDIVAVNTRMPLAGKCRNMPAQKVIEMIRHDGGEAIIAHPYFMVGCSTAQDIMALEDFIGMEVYNTSVEMCSGRGYSGVYWDELLCAGRRVWGIAADDAHWHFNEFRPNDTAVSSVMVKTEKLTVENIMDSLRQGYFYSTNGPLIGDLAITGDTIRIKTDPVRIINFMGGRSFRKLTASADKLLTEAECKLTGKDNFVRIECADDKGHTAWTNPVFLN; encoded by the coding sequence ATGAAAGCAATGTTTAATAATCCATTCAAAAAAGAAGGCAACTGGTACAAGGGCAATCTGCATACGCATACGACCAATTCCGACGGCCTGCTTTCGCCGCCGGAAATGATCGGGCAATACAGGAAGAAAAATTACGACTTTGTCTGCATAACCGATCACAACCGAAGGACTGATGTTGCCTGTTATTCGGATGAAAAATTTCTTGCCATCTGCGGGGAAGAAATAGGTGCTTATAGAGACGGCAAGGAAAAGGATCGCTATGATTTTGATATTGTAGCCGTCAATACCAGGATGCCGCTTGCCGGAAAATGCCGCAATATGCCGGCCCAAAAGGTTATTGAAATGATCCGGCATGACGGCGGCGAGGCCATCATCGCGCATCCTTATTTCATGGTCGGCTGCAGCACGGCCCAAGACATAATGGCCTTGGAAGATTTCATTGGCATGGAGGTATACAATACCAGCGTTGAAATGTGTTCCGGCAGGGGCTACTCCGGCGTTTACTGGGATGAACTGCTCTGTGCCGGAAGAAGAGTCTGGGGAATTGCCGCGGACGACGCCCACTGGCATTTCAACGAGTTCAGGCCGAACGACACGGCCGTGAGCAGCGTCATGGTAAAGACGGAGAAATTGACGGTGGAAAACATCATGGATTCCCTGCGGCAGGGATATTTTTATTCAACCAACGGTCCGCTCATCGGAGATTTGGCAATTACTGGGGATACAATCCGGATCAAGACCGATCCTGTAAGAATCATAAATTTCATGGGCGGACGCAGCTTCAGGAAACTGACGGCTTCGGCGGACAAATTGTTGACCGAGGCCGAATGTAAACTGACCGGAAAAGACAATTTCGTCAGGATCGAATGCGCCGACGATAAAGGGCATACCGCATGGACAAATCCAGTCTTTCT
- a CDS encoding Gfo/Idh/MocA family oxidoreductase — protein sequence MNNSTLSRNQIRIGIVGLTGRGIIARHFHKPAGKSVVTAGMDTSDKAFAIFKREINKDAYLTKNIDDLLSRDIDAVVITSPDFTHAEYAIKALQAGKHVYCDKPMGITIAQCDEMLEAWQKSGKHFMVGFNMRYMNIFRVMKDIVDSGDIGEVKAVWVRHFVGPGGNWYYHDWHGARKNSTSLLLQKASHDIDMIHWITGQYTKRVSAMGSLDYYGGDKPNDLRCPDCPDKDTCVEYQHIGDSLRSNQMDMCVFRKEVDVEDNSAVMMELANGIKATYQQCHYTPDYWRNYVFIGTEGRLENLDDNCRVAVKLRQRSKRWKNLAADRVYNIRQAEGGHGGADPIICNDFLELLLTGKRPVSTPLAGRMSVAVGCKATESMRNKSRALDIPELPASIRDKVY from the coding sequence ATGAATAATTCAACGTTAAGCCGAAATCAGATAAGAATCGGTATAGTCGGTTTGACCGGCCGCGGCATAATCGCCAGGCATTTCCATAAACCGGCGGGGAAATCGGTCGTTACAGCCGGCATGGATACAAGCGACAAGGCCTTTGCCATTTTTAAGCGGGAAATAAACAAAGACGCGTATCTTACCAAAAATATTGACGACCTGCTCTCCAGGGATATTGACGCGGTCGTCATAACCAGCCCTGATTTTACTCATGCGGAATACGCCATCAAGGCTTTGCAAGCCGGAAAACATGTCTATTGCGACAAGCCCATGGGCATTACCATTGCGCAATGCGACGAAATGCTGGAGGCATGGCAAAAGTCCGGGAAACATTTCATGGTCGGATTCAACATGCGTTACATGAACATTTTCCGTGTAATGAAAGATATTGTGGATTCGGGGGACATCGGCGAAGTGAAGGCGGTCTGGGTAAGACATTTTGTCGGACCGGGCGGCAACTGGTATTATCATGACTGGCATGGCGCCAGGAAAAATTCCACCAGCTTGTTGCTGCAAAAAGCCTCGCATGATATTGACATGATTCATTGGATAACCGGCCAGTATACGAAACGTGTTTCGGCTATGGGCAGTCTGGATTATTACGGCGGGGACAAACCCAACGACTTGCGTTGTCCCGATTGTCCGGACAAGGATACCTGCGTTGAATACCAGCATATCGGAGACAGTCTGCGCTCCAATCAAATGGATATGTGCGTGTTCAGGAAGGAAGTCGACGTGGAAGACAACAGCGCCGTCATGATGGAACTGGCGAACGGCATCAAAGCCACCTATCAGCAGTGTCATTACACGCCGGATTACTGGCGCAATTACGTGTTTATCGGCACCGAGGGGCGACTGGAAAACCTTGACGATAATTGCCGGGTCGCGGTAAAATTGCGGCAGAGGTCCAAGCGCTGGAAAAATCTGGCGGCCGACCGTGTTTACAACATCAGGCAGGCGGAAGGCGGGCACGGCGGGGCCGATCCGATCATTTGCAATGATTTTCTGGAACTGCTTCTGACCGGTAAAAGGCCGGTTTCCACACCCCTGGCCGGCAGGATGAGCGTTGCGGTAGGCTGTAAGGCAACCGAGTCAATGCGCAACAAGAGCAGGGCGCTGGATATCCCCGAACTTCCGGCGAGTATTCGGGACAAAGTATATTAG
- a CDS encoding sugar phosphate isomerase/epimerase → MLPAINGATTLKSSLEADIAAAGRVGFGCLEITLAKLEEYLRHNSVRDLLMCFEKSRVRPFSINAYDGGTLFDNQAERDTGRQRFRDICALARSIGCRYVVAIPSFLEREGTVPEKEIVRKTSEVLEEYCAIALGYEVRVAFEFLGFRKCSVNNMRMSAQVVKKAAAKNLGLVLDTFHFFISGSDPSALEKECVGKISIVHINDCEDLPKNTLEDKHRLFPGDGVIPLDKILAALKAGGYEGVVSVELFRPEYWAWPPEKTMRMAYDRMSEVLKNVRWK, encoded by the coding sequence ATGTTGCCGGCAATCAACGGAGCGACGACGTTAAAATCATCCCTGGAAGCCGATATCGCGGCGGCCGGTCGGGTAGGGTTCGGCTGTCTGGAAATAACGCTTGCCAAGCTGGAGGAATATCTGCGGCATAATTCCGTCCGCGATCTTTTGATGTGTTTTGAGAAAAGCCGGGTCCGCCCCTTCTCAATCAACGCCTATGACGGCGGCACGCTTTTTGACAACCAGGCGGAGCGGGACACGGGCCGGCAGCGCTTTCGCGATATCTGCGCTCTGGCGAGAAGTATTGGCTGCCGTTACGTGGTGGCGATTCCTTCGTTTCTGGAGCGGGAAGGGACGGTCCCCGAAAAGGAAATCGTCCGGAAAACATCGGAGGTTTTGGAGGAATATTGCGCCATCGCGCTCGGATACGAAGTGCGCGTGGCCTTTGAATTTCTGGGGTTTCGCAAATGTTCGGTCAATAACATGCGGATGAGCGCGCAGGTTGTCAAGAAGGCTGCGGCGAAAAATCTCGGTCTGGTGCTGGATACATTTCATTTCTTTATCAGCGGTTCCGACCCGTCCGCGCTTGAAAAGGAGTGTGTCGGTAAAATATCCATCGTGCACATCAATGATTGCGAGGATTTGCCGAAAAACACGTTGGAGGACAAACACAGATTGTTTCCGGGGGACGGCGTTATTCCGCTGGATAAAATTCTGGCGGCGCTGAAGGCCGGCGGATACGAAGGCGTTGTTTCCGTGGAACTGTTCAGGCCGGAATACTGGGCCTGGCCGCCGGAGAAAACAATGCGCATGGCTTATGACAGGATGAGCGAAGTGTTAAAAAATGTTCGCTGGAAATAA
- a CDS encoding creatininase family protein — MNKKHDRGEKIVKELFATAEKEFRHEKCLSPYEYIMNHGYDNLGEDDIEAVAAYYGYPHPNRLNDPKYFFCHAPFGDVYPEILKTRSVIFVTGSMELHGAMSNLFQDGHQCLAIAYAMRQKTGIMLAFPTGAGSHPSHHCYMPGTTIIPEKTHINTIFWNMVGLYNMGFRNIINLQNHGQEYVNQHAIHKFGKTTGCPAIIMETEWYTWQMKGFDPRRKSCKLKSPFIHADEAETSYQMATGPMESVNMKYAVKTEPAGSLRYSPTTKAGALTPGISVWHQFYPQGMEWKKTPAGVVGDPTGASPEKAVRPLCVYSMQLHFYIRESMKVVRDDKKFLSDDFCLAPIGEVRDYALMPPYESMLKENKIPSNSKWKSIYRHPSIMAMMGVD; from the coding sequence ATGAATAAAAAACATGACAGGGGCGAGAAGATTGTAAAAGAACTGTTTGCGACGGCGGAAAAAGAATTCCGGCATGAAAAATGTCTCTCTCCCTACGAATACATAATGAACCACGGCTATGACAATCTCGGCGAAGATGACATCGAGGCCGTGGCCGCGTATTACGGTTATCCGCACCCGAACCGTTTGAACGATCCGAAATACTTTTTCTGCCACGCCCCCTTCGGCGACGTTTATCCGGAGATATTGAAGACGCGCAGCGTCATTTTTGTCACCGGCTCCATGGAACTGCACGGCGCCATGAGCAATCTGTTCCAGGACGGCCACCAGTGCCTGGCGATCGCCTATGCCATGCGTCAAAAAACCGGGATCATGCTGGCTTTCCCGACCGGCGCCGGCTCGCACCCCTCGCACCATTGTTACATGCCGGGAACCACGATCATCCCTGAAAAAACGCACATAAATACCATTTTCTGGAACATGGTCGGCCTTTACAATATGGGCTTCAGGAATATCATCAACCTGCAGAACCACGGACAGGAATACGTGAACCAGCACGCCATTCATAAGTTCGGCAAGACGACCGGCTGCCCGGCGATCATCATGGAGACGGAATGGTATACCTGGCAGATGAAGGGGTTTGACCCGAGGCGCAAATCCTGCAAATTGAAGTCGCCCTTCATCCATGCGGACGAGGCGGAAACTTCCTATCAGATGGCAACCGGCCCAATGGAAAGCGTCAACATGAAGTATGCCGTCAAAACCGAACCGGCGGGTTCGTTGAGGTATAGTCCAACCACCAAGGCCGGCGCGCTCACGCCGGGCATTTCGGTCTGGCACCAGTTTTATCCGCAGGGCATGGAATGGAAAAAAACTCCGGCCGGCGTGGTCGGAGACCCGACCGGCGCTTCGCCGGAAAAAGCCGTGCGCCCCTTGTGCGTTTATTCCATGCAGTTGCATTTCTACATCAGGGAATCCATGAAGGTGGTGCGGGACGATAAAAAATTCCTGAGCGACGATTTTTGCCTTGCGCCGATCGGCGAGGTGCGGGATTATGCCCTCATGCCGCCTTATGAATCCATGCTGAAGGAAAACAAAATCCCTTCAAACTCAAAATGGAAATCCATCTACCGTCATCCCTCCATCATGGCCATGATGGGTGTTGATTGA
- the iolO gene encoding 5-keto-L-gluconate epimerase: MKFGLVLSTNTTRFSAVSYSGDLARSIGRAAALGYDGIELAVRDPALVDSKRLKKIISSAGMEVPAIGTGQAFLEEGLSLTDPRKEIRKKAVERIRAHVCFAAEFNAAVIIGLIRGRGRENGGEERGLFEESLAVCAGFAARKGVKLFIEPLNRYETRLINTIEEGGELVRKIKHDNLKLLIDTFHMNIEEPSICGSIVKAKPFLGHVHFSDSNRRPPGCGHLGFLDVMDVLKGIGYNKYISMEMMPWPTPAEAARQSVEYIKGILTKGTTK; the protein is encoded by the coding sequence ATGAAGTTTGGACTGGTCTTGTCAACGAATACGACGCGGTTTTCAGCCGTCAGTTACAGCGGCGACCTCGCGCGCAGCATCGGCCGGGCGGCCGCGCTGGGATACGACGGTATTGAACTGGCCGTGCGCGACCCGGCTCTGGTTGACTCAAAACGGCTGAAAAAGATCATCAGTTCGGCCGGCATGGAAGTTCCCGCCATCGGCACCGGCCAGGCATTTCTGGAGGAAGGCTTAAGTTTAACCGACCCGCGGAAGGAAATCAGGAAAAAGGCCGTTGAGCGGATCAGGGCCCATGTTTGTTTCGCGGCTGAATTCAATGCGGCGGTAATCATCGGGCTGATCAGGGGCCGCGGCCGTGAAAACGGCGGCGAGGAGCGCGGGCTTTTTGAGGAATCCCTGGCCGTGTGCGCGGGATTTGCCGCGAGAAAAGGCGTGAAACTTTTTATTGAGCCCCTGAACCGTTACGAGACAAGGCTCATAAACACCATTGAAGAAGGCGGCGAGCTTGTCAGGAAGATCAAACATGACAACCTGAAGCTTTTGATAGACACGTTCCATATGAATATTGAGGAGCCTTCCATTTGCGGGAGCATTGTGAAGGCGAAACCTTTTCTCGGACATGTGCATTTTTCCGACAGCAACCGCCGCCCCCCGGGCTGCGGCCACCTGGGGTTTTTAGATGTCATGGATGTGCTCAAAGGCATTGGTTATAATAAATATATCTCAATGGAAATGATGCCGTGGCCCACGCCCGCCGAAGCGGCGCGGCAAAGTGTTGAATATATAAAAGGCATTTTAACGAAAGGAACAACGAAATGA